In one window of Blastopirellula marina DNA:
- a CDS encoding carboxypeptidase M32 has protein sequence MADHQQIFDQLCDHVRETAKLENINALLGWDERVMLPERGGAYRADQVTLLAGIIHDRNTDPQLGAWLEELTDSPLTEEPNSFTEATIRRIRSDYLKQVKLPKRLIEEFSHSRIIGQQTWVKARADNNFGTFEPILDKLISLSREMAEAIGYEGEQYDALLDFYEPEAKTAQVRQVLETLKSQLVPLVAEIKDSGRQPNLEILKRNFPIAAQEQFGKVAAAKIGFDFTSGRLDVTHHPFCSTSGPHDCRITTRYDEDFFPSAFFSILHEAGHGIYEQGLPEEWFGLPPGAAASLGVHESQSRLWENIVGRSYAFWSHFYPEVKKAFPAALGDVPMSDFHFAINEVTPSLIRVEADEATYNLHIIIRFELEQALLSGDLQVKDLPGAWNEKYTQQLGITPPNDADGCLQDVHWSAGLMGYFPTYSLGNIYSAQLMEQAHEDLGDLEGMFAAGEFAPLLGWLRENVHQAGQCYPGDKLVERVCGDPIDSAPLIRYLRAKLGPLYGIEH, from the coding sequence ATGGCGGATCATCAACAAATCTTCGACCAGTTGTGCGACCACGTTCGCGAGACGGCCAAGCTCGAAAACATCAATGCCCTCTTAGGCTGGGACGAGCGAGTCATGCTGCCGGAACGTGGCGGTGCCTATCGAGCCGATCAGGTGACCCTCTTGGCGGGTATCATTCACGATCGTAACACCGATCCTCAACTCGGCGCTTGGTTAGAAGAACTGACTGACTCACCGCTCACGGAAGAGCCGAATAGCTTTACCGAAGCAACAATCCGCCGGATTCGCAGCGACTACTTGAAGCAGGTCAAGCTTCCCAAACGCTTGATCGAGGAATTCAGCCATTCGCGAATCATCGGCCAACAAACGTGGGTCAAAGCACGAGCCGACAACAACTTTGGAACCTTCGAGCCAATCTTGGACAAGCTGATCAGCCTCAGCCGCGAGATGGCCGAGGCGATCGGTTACGAGGGAGAGCAGTACGACGCGTTGCTCGATTTCTACGAACCAGAAGCGAAGACTGCTCAAGTTCGTCAAGTTTTGGAAACGCTGAAGTCACAACTCGTTCCATTGGTTGCTGAAATCAAGGACAGCGGCCGTCAACCAAACCTTGAAATCCTCAAGCGAAACTTCCCGATCGCGGCCCAAGAGCAGTTCGGCAAAGTCGCTGCCGCAAAGATTGGCTTTGACTTCACTTCCGGTCGGCTCGATGTGACGCACCATCCGTTCTGTTCGACCTCCGGACCGCACGATTGCCGCATCACAACCCGCTACGACGAAGACTTCTTCCCGTCGGCGTTCTTCTCGATCTTACACGAGGCAGGGCACGGTATTTACGAACAAGGTTTGCCCGAAGAATGGTTCGGCCTGCCGCCAGGTGCCGCGGCCTCCTTAGGTGTGCACGAGTCGCAATCGCGATTGTGGGAGAACATCGTTGGTCGGAGCTACGCCTTCTGGAGCCATTTTTATCCCGAAGTGAAGAAAGCCTTCCCGGCAGCACTCGGCGATGTCCCGATGAGCGACTTCCACTTCGCAATCAACGAGGTCACACCGTCGCTGATTCGTGTCGAAGCGGACGAAGCGACCTACAACCTTCACATTATTATCCGCTTCGAGCTGGAACAGGCCCTGCTTTCGGGCGATCTGCAAGTGAAAGACTTGCCAGGGGCTTGGAACGAGAAATACACCCAACAGTTAGGCATCACGCCACCCAACGACGCCGATGGCTGTCTGCAGGATGTTCACTGGAGCGCTGGGCTGATGGGTTACTTCCCGACTTACAGCCTCGGTAACATTTACTCCGCCCAATTGATGGAACAAGCTCACGAAGATCTAGGTGACTTGGAAGGCATGTTCGCTGCCGGCGAGTTCGCTCCATTGTTGGGATGGCTCCGAGAAAACGTCCATCAAGCTGGTCAATGTTATCCCGGCGATAAGCTGGTCGAGCGTGTTTGCGGCGATCCGATCGATTCGGCTCCGCTCATTCGCTACCTTCGCGCGAAACTTGGCCCGCTTTATGGCATCGAACATTAA
- the pheT gene encoding phenylalanine--tRNA ligase subunit beta codes for MLVSWEWLKQYLDLNLSEAEVCDRLTLAGLNFDGASTVANDRCLDLEVTSNRPDWLGHVGIAREIGVLFDLELKVPQADIAATSTGGACPKIVQIEDEDFCPRYIARSVTGVTIGPSPAWLTNRLETVGVAVINNVVDVTNYVLMEIGQPLHAFDLDKITGDTITVRRAKTSEKFTAIDHRDYELHSDDYVIADSSGAIALAGVMGGKLTEVGEMTSSLLIEAADFAALPVRTTSRRLKLKSDSSYRFERGVDPEMIDWASRRCCELIVETAGGEICEGSVFAGSSAPARKPVTLRFSQLMRVLGIDVPADEVHRILEKLGNPVQKQTNESITVIPASWRRDITREIDLVEEVARIHGYDQIPERAGVSLSASHQSDLDRVRNKVRSAMLGMGFDETLTRSVVSDVWAKTFQGWSLSEPLATSMPMVKGEDRLRISLLPSLLGARRNNEKFSYTQIDLYEIAKVYLPKAKALPDERYMVGITSGNSFYEIKGVVESLVAMLNPKAKLEVLPFTDPMFVEGQGAHVTIDGTTLGYFGIVSHKTAKAYGLQNAASVAELDLGALMKLAVLVPQHQDFSTQPTMNRDLNLIVDEEVSWSQLQSIGYDAGGELVESVTFQEIFRDPKKDGPGKKRVLFTVTLQAYDRTLKGEEADVTIAKILAECEKQTGAKLLA; via the coding sequence ATGCTAGTTTCCTGGGAATGGCTGAAGCAGTATCTCGACCTCAACCTCAGCGAAGCAGAGGTCTGCGATCGCTTGACGTTGGCTGGGCTAAATTTCGATGGCGCTTCCACCGTTGCTAACGATCGCTGCTTGGACTTGGAAGTCACCAGCAACCGTCCCGACTGGCTCGGTCATGTTGGCATCGCTCGCGAGATCGGCGTGTTGTTCGACCTGGAATTGAAGGTTCCTCAAGCCGATATCGCGGCCACGTCGACCGGCGGTGCTTGTCCGAAGATCGTGCAGATCGAAGACGAAGACTTCTGCCCTCGCTACATCGCCCGCAGCGTAACTGGGGTGACGATTGGCCCCAGTCCAGCCTGGCTGACCAATCGCTTGGAAACGGTCGGTGTTGCCGTGATCAACAACGTAGTCGACGTCACCAATTACGTGTTGATGGAGATCGGTCAGCCGTTACACGCGTTTGATCTCGACAAAATCACGGGCGATACAATCACGGTCCGCCGAGCGAAAACCAGCGAAAAGTTCACCGCGATCGATCATCGTGACTACGAACTGCACAGCGACGACTACGTGATCGCCGACAGCAGCGGGGCAATTGCGTTGGCTGGTGTGATGGGTGGCAAGCTGACGGAAGTAGGCGAGATGACCTCGAGCCTGCTGATCGAAGCAGCCGACTTCGCCGCTTTGCCAGTTCGCACGACTTCGCGACGGCTCAAACTAAAGAGTGATTCCTCCTACCGGTTTGAACGGGGTGTCGATCCCGAGATGATCGATTGGGCTAGTCGCCGCTGCTGCGAACTGATCGTCGAAACGGCTGGCGGCGAAATCTGCGAAGGAAGTGTCTTCGCCGGTTCGTCCGCACCTGCCCGCAAGCCGGTAACCCTCCGCTTTTCTCAGTTGATGCGTGTCTTGGGCATCGATGTCCCGGCGGACGAAGTCCATCGCATCTTGGAAAAGCTCGGCAATCCAGTTCAAAAACAAACCAATGAGAGCATCACCGTCATCCCAGCTAGTTGGCGTCGTGACATCACGCGCGAAATCGACCTTGTCGAAGAAGTCGCGCGGATCCACGGCTACGACCAAATCCCGGAGCGTGCTGGTGTCTCACTGAGTGCTTCCCACCAAAGTGACCTGGACCGTGTGCGTAACAAGGTGCGGTCGGCGATGCTTGGCATGGGTTTCGATGAAACACTAACTCGCAGCGTTGTGAGCGACGTCTGGGCCAAGACCTTCCAAGGTTGGTCTCTCAGCGAGCCGCTTGCCACCAGCATGCCGATGGTGAAAGGGGAAGATCGTCTTCGCATCAGCCTGCTGCCAAGCTTGCTGGGTGCTCGTCGAAATAACGAGAAATTCAGCTATACGCAAATCGACCTGTACGAGATCGCCAAGGTCTATCTCCCCAAGGCGAAAGCACTGCCCGACGAACGTTACATGGTCGGGATCACCAGTGGTAATAGCTTTTACGAGATTAAGGGCGTAGTGGAATCGCTGGTGGCGATGCTCAACCCGAAAGCCAAGCTCGAAGTCCTTCCGTTTACCGACCCGATGTTCGTAGAAGGGCAGGGGGCGCACGTCACCATCGACGGTACGACGCTCGGCTATTTCGGTATCGTGAGTCACAAGACGGCCAAAGCGTACGGACTGCAAAACGCGGCATCGGTTGCCGAGCTCGACCTGGGTGCCCTGATGAAGCTGGCCGTGTTGGTGCCACAACATCAAGACTTCAGTACACAGCCGACCATGAATCGCGACTTGAACTTGATTGTCGACGAAGAAGTGAGCTGGTCGCAGTTACAATCGATTGGCTATGACGCCGGCGGCGAACTGGTTGAAAGTGTCACCTTCCAAGAGATCTTCCGCGATCCCAAAAAGGATGGACCTGGTAAAAAGCGAGTCTTGTTCACTGTCACACTTCAAGCCTACGATCGCACCCTGAAAGGGGAAGAAGCGGACGTCACGATCGCCAAGATCTTGGCCGAATGTGAAAAACAAACCGGAGCCAAGCTGCTCGCCTAG
- the pheS gene encoding phenylalanine--tRNA ligase subunit alpha produces the protein MKQLDDLVESASKRFEDAINQTDHQVLEETRVEFLGAKSGKLKEAQKGLGKVAKEDKPAAGKRFNEVKTRLEELFQSAADVITGGGKKGKVEALDVTLPGIRPRLGHVHPITQTIDELKDIMGRLGFSAVEGPEIEDDWHNFEALNIPLEHPARDPLDNFYLNIAAASHGGGNQLLRSQTSTVQIRVMEDNEPPIRIVSLGRVYRPDEIDATHYAMFHQIEGLLVDTNVTMADLKYVLRLFASSYLGGDVEIRFRPSFFPFTEPSVEVDMRWQDTWLEFGGAGMVDPNVLKAVGYDPEKVTGFAFGLGVERLCMRRHGINDIRYLYDSNTKFLAQF, from the coding sequence ATCAAGCAGTTGGACGATCTGGTCGAATCCGCCTCCAAGCGTTTCGAGGACGCCATCAATCAGACCGATCACCAGGTTCTGGAAGAGACTCGCGTCGAATTCCTGGGAGCCAAAAGTGGCAAGCTCAAGGAAGCCCAAAAGGGTCTCGGCAAAGTCGCCAAGGAAGACAAGCCCGCCGCCGGCAAACGCTTCAACGAAGTGAAAACCCGACTGGAAGAGCTTTTCCAATCGGCTGCCGATGTGATAACCGGTGGCGGGAAAAAGGGCAAAGTCGAAGCACTCGATGTGACGCTGCCCGGCATTCGACCACGCCTGGGACACGTCCATCCGATCACCCAGACGATCGACGAGCTGAAAGACATCATGGGCCGGCTCGGTTTCTCCGCCGTGGAAGGACCGGAAATCGAAGATGACTGGCACAACTTCGAAGCCTTGAATATCCCCCTCGAGCATCCAGCTCGCGATCCGCTGGACAACTTCTATCTGAATATCGCCGCAGCCAGCCACGGTGGCGGCAATCAACTGCTGCGAAGCCAGACGTCGACCGTCCAGATCCGCGTGATGGAAGACAACGAGCCGCCGATCCGCATCGTTTCCCTTGGTCGCGTCTATCGTCCCGACGAAATCGATGCGACTCACTACGCCATGTTCCATCAGATCGAAGGACTGCTAGTCGATACCAACGTCACCATGGCCGACCTGAAATATGTCCTGCGGCTGTTCGCGTCCAGCTACTTAGGCGGCGACGTGGAAATCCGCTTCCGTCCTTCCTTCTTCCCCTTCACCGAACCGAGTGTGGAAGTCGACATGCGTTGGCAAGATACCTGGCTCGAATTCGGCGGGGCAGGGATGGTCGACCCCAACGTCCTGAAGGCGGTCGGCTACGATCCAGAGAAGGTTACCGGATTCGCATTCGGACTGGGTGTCGAGCGTCTTTGCATGCGACGTCACGGCATCAATGACATCCGCTATTTGTACGACAGCAACACGAAGTTCCTGGCTCAGTTCTAA
- the rplT gene encoding 50S ribosomal protein L20 — translation MRTTYGKARHKSKKRLFKKARGNRGGRGNLLRTVKETLVRAGVYAYRDRKVRKREFRKLWIIRLNAAARERGLRYSEFINGLKKAGITLDRKVLSEMAIHDPGAFDAVTEEVKAALAA, via the coding sequence ATGAGAACCACTTACGGCAAGGCACGCCATAAGTCCAAGAAACGTCTCTTTAAGAAGGCTCGGGGTAATCGCGGTGGACGTGGTAATCTGCTGCGTACCGTCAAGGAAACCTTGGTCCGAGCTGGCGTCTATGCCTATCGCGACCGTAAGGTCCGCAAACGTGAGTTCCGCAAGCTGTGGATCATCCGTTTGAACGCCGCCGCTCGTGAACGTGGTTTGCGTTACAGCGAATTCATCAACGGCCTGAAGAAGGCTGGCATCACCCTCGATCGTAAGGTTCTGTCTGAAATGGCGATCCACGATCCAGGTGCATTCGACGCGGTGACCGAAGAAGTGAAGGCCGCCCTGGCTGCCTAG
- the rpmI gene encoding 50S ribosomal protein L35 — MMPKMKTHKGTKKRFRITGNGKIKHRQCGTSHLANRMSHKRKRNLRGTTVLAEAESVALREALGKYSY; from the coding sequence ATCATGCCTAAGATGAAAACCCACAAGGGTACCAAGAAACGCTTCCGCATCACCGGCAACGGCAAGATCAAGCACCGTCAGTGCGGTACGAGCCACTTGGCTAACCGTATGAGCCACAAGCGTAAGCGTAACCTCCGCGGTACGACCGTTCTGGCCGAAGCTGAATCGGTTGCTCTGCGTGAAGCCCTCGGCAAGTACAGCTACTAA